Below is a genomic region from Henckelia pumila isolate YLH828 chromosome 3, ASM3356847v2, whole genome shotgun sequence.
CCAGCTTCATTTATAGGAGGACCTAGAGATATGCGTAAGAGGTATATGGATGCTATTACTTTAGTACAACGTTATGAAAAACCTGATATTTTTCTCACAATAACTTCAAACCCAAATTGGCCAGAAATAAAAGCTTTATGTTTGCCCTCCGATGAAGCCCAAAATAGACCTGATTTGATTGCTAGAATATTTCGTGCAAAACTACAAGTCTTGAAAAATGAATTGTTGACAAATGCAATTTTCGGTCACATCATTGCTTACACTTATGTAATAGAATTCCAAAAAAGAGGCTTACCACATGCTCATTTTCTCCTCATTTTAAATCAAGCATCCAAAATGTTTGACCCCGAAGCATTTGATAGAATTGTTTGTGCAGAATTACCGAATCAACTAACACatccatattttttttcattggtAGTAAAACATATGATGCATTAACCTTGTGGTTTACTTAATCCATCATGCTCTTGTATGAAAaaaggatgttgtaagtttaattttccTAAAGAATTCTCTGAAAATACTAAATATGGCATAAATTCATATCCAATATACCAACGTAgaaatgacaatcatattgtGACTATCAGAGGTTCAGTGCTTGATAATCGTTGGGTTGTACCTTATAACCCATACCTTCTTGCTAAATTTAATTGTCACATCAACGTTGAAATATGTTCAACTATTCAAGCTATCAAATATATCTACAAATATATTTACAAAGGACGCGacaaaattttatatacatTAGCTACACATGAAAAAGACCCAATGGttgatgaaataaaaaattttcaatgtGCAAGGTGGAtttcacctcctgaagcaattTGGTGAATATTCAAATTTGATCTTAACCATGTTCATCCATCTGTGATTTGTTTACCAATTCATTTAGAGAATCAACAATTAGTAACATTAGTTGCTAATCAATCATTATCCAGCATTACTAATAACCCTACAATTAAAAAAACTATGTTAACACAATTTTTCTACATGAATCAATACAATGATTACGCTAAAGAACTGGCttgcttatatgttgaattccCTGAATACTTTACTTGGCACAACGATACAAAAGAATGGGAGCCACGTAAAAAACATGAAGTAATAGCTAGAATTTTTAGTTGCCACCCAACAGATGGCGAAAAGTTTTACCTTAAGTTGTTGCTAATGCACATTCGAAAACCTACTTCTTTCAGAGACTTGCGAACAGTCAATGGAAAAACTTATACTTCATTTAGAGAAGCAGCACAAATGTTGGGATTAATGGGGGATGATAACACTGCTGATATATGTATTCAAGAGGCAGCTGCTTACCTAATGCCTGTTGCTTTACGTCAATTATTTGCTACTGTTTTGGTTTATTGCAATCCTAAAAATTCCAAGGAATTATGGCAAAAATACGAAAATTTCTTATCACAAGATTTTGAACAAAACAAATCTCTTACTCCTTATATAATTAAGCACAAAGTATTAGACATTCTTGCGTACTATATTTATTCAATGTGAAAAAGATTGGAAGACTTCTTCTCTGTAACTGATGATGTATTTACAAGTCTCCACAATACTCTGGCAAAAGAATTACAAACTGAACGATACATAATTATACCTAATGAAGACCTTCTTGTTGCGAAGCAATTAAATGAAGAACAAAAATATGCTTACAATCGAATCTTATATCatgttaataataatttatcacATGTATTCTTTGTCGATGGTCCTGGTGGTACTGGGAAAACATTCTTATACAAAGCACTTCTTGCTACTATTCGTTCAGCTGGTCAAATAGCACTTGCTACAGCAACTTCAGGCGTAGCAGCATCTTTACTTCCTGGTGGACGCACATCACATTCACGTTTTAAAATTCCTTTGGATGAAAATGATTCTAAACCTTGTAGCATAAGTAAACAAAGCACAATAGCTCATTTAATGAAGGCagcaaaattaataattttggatGAGGCTACAATGCCTAAACATAATATTATTGAAAAGTTCGACGAAATGTTAAGAGACATAATGAACTCAAAAGCCATTTTTGGTGGTAAAATTATTGTCTTTGGTGGAGATTCTCGTCAAACCCTGCCAGTAATTCTTCAAGGTAATAAAGATGATGTTATAGATTCCTCAATTGTTATGTCACCTTTATGGAACCAATTTGAGAAACTAAAACTAAAGCAAAATATGCGAGCATTACTCGATCCTAAATTTTCATCTTACTTATTGAGAATTGGAGATGGTATTGAGCAAACTAACGATAAAGATGAAATCCAAATTCCACCTAAAGCAAGCATTCCATTTACGGATGAAATTACATCTTTAAATACATTAATAGACACGGTGTTCCCAAATATTAATGACGaaaatttagatttttcttTATTTGTAAACAGAGCTATACTTACTACACGAAATGAGTTTGTCCACGAAATAAATGACGTATTGATTAATAAATTTCCTGGCGAAGAAACCACATATTATAGCTGTGATGAAAATATAAGTACTTGCGTTATACCAGATCAGGAAGAATTGTTTCACTCTTTAACTCCTCAAGGACTTTCTCCTCATAAATTAACTTTAAAAGTAAATGCAACAATCATACTGCTAAGAAATATTAATCCAATTGAAGGACTATGCAATGGTACACGGCTTCTTTGCAAAGGTTTCAACACAAATGTGATTTATGCTCAAATATCAGTTGGCATTCATGCAGGAAAACCTGTATTTATTCCTCGTATAACATTAGAAGATCCTCACGATAATTTTTCATCAATTCCTTTTAAAAGGAAACAATTTCCAGTACGACTATGTTTTGCAATGACAATTAATAAAGCGCAAGGTCAAACTCTTGATTTCGTCGGTGTCTATT
It encodes:
- the LOC140888629 gene encoding uncharacterized protein translates to MGNDVGKRMILPASFIGGPRDMRKRLEDFFSVTDDVFTSLHNTLAKELQTERYIIIPNEDLLVAKQLNEEQKYAYNRILYHVNNNLSHVFFVDGPGGTGKTFLYKALLATIRSAGQIALATATSGVAASLLPGGRTSHSRFKIPLDENDSKPCSISKQSTIAHLMKAAKLIILDEATMPKHNIIEKFDEMLRDIMNSKAIFGGKIIVFGGDSRQTLPVILQGNKDDVIDSSIVMSPLWNQFEKLKLKQNMRALLDPKFSSYLLRIGDGIEQTNDKDEIQIPPKASIPFTDEITSLNTLIDTVFPNINDENLDFSLFVNRAILTTRNEFVHEINDVLINKFPGEETTYYSCDENISTCVIPDQEELFHSLTPQGLSPHKLTLKVNATIILLRNINPIEGLCNGTRLLCKGFNTNVIYAQISVGIHAGKPVFIPRITLEDPHDNFSSIPFKRKQFPVRLCFAMTINKAQGQTLDFVGVYLKGTCFLTWSTIRCIVKSKKYGSIKGAY